DNA from Streptomyces sp. Edi2:
GTGAGGACGTCCCGCCGATCCCCCTGAGCAGCGGCGAGCCGGGCCTGGTGAATGTGGACCCGGGCGATCCGCGCCCGGTCACCGATCGCCTGGGCCAACCGCATCGCCTGCAGGTCGTAGCGCTGGGCGATGCCGGGCAGCTGATCGTCGTACGCCATGCTCGCCATCGCCAGCACCGCGTCCGCGACGCTGCCGTACAGACGTCGCCCGAGCCGCGCCGAGAAGGAGCCCGCCAGCAGCGGGGTGCTGTGGGTCGACAGGAAGGCGGCGAAGACGCTGCGGAACTTCCCGCCGCCGTGCTTGGCATCCAGCGCTCCGTACAGTGCGGTCTGTTCTTCGAGTAACTGGATGTCGCCCGGGGCGACCTTGTACGAGCCGTACCCGGTGAGGTCGGCGTCGGCGGGCATGACCAGCGCCTCCCGGGATGCCGGACCGAACACACCCGGCTGGAACATCTTCTTGATGACACTCCGGTCCTGGAGCGCGTCCGTCGTCCAGAGCCGGGACAGCATCCGGATCGCGTGCCCGAGGTCCGCGTACTCCAAGCTCTCGGTGGCGAGGTCCTCGGTCGCCGGCCAGCCCAGGCTCTCCGGCGAGACCGGCTGGCGCCGGGCTTCGGAGAGCACACGGCAGGCGACGGACGCCAGCGGTGCACTCGGCGTCGACTTGTTGGCGCACCATCGGGCCACCGTGCTCGGATCGACGGAATAGGAGAGCCCCAGAGCCTGGCAGTGCTCACGCACCCGACGGGCGAACCCCCGGATGGTCCAGTGCAGTTCGTCGAGCAGGGCATCCAGCGCCGCGTTCCGCTCCTGGCCGTTCTCCGGCTTGGACCGCGCCATCACATCACCCTCCTGCTGATTCTGAGACGGGTCTGAGCAGCACTCGGCGCCGTGTGCCGGACCGGCCGGCTGCACGAGATCACCCGGGGCGCCGGCGCCTGCCTTGGGCCGGCCCCAGGGGCAGGCGGCGGGGCGATGCGCACGGTGTGGGCTCCATTGCGGTGCCAGCGGCCCCGCGGCGTCATGGCAACTCGTGCAGCAGACGACGGACCCGCTCGGCGTCGCGGGGGCTGAGCGGTGCGTAGATCTCCAGGGCCTGAGTGAACAGACCACGAGCGGCCTCAAGGTGCCCCGCGTCCTGCTGGGTCTGCCCCCACAGCTCAAGGCTGTGGGCGGCCCACCGAGGAGAGCGGGCCGAAGCGAAGACCGTCGCCGCCTGCTGTCCCGCGCGCTGGGCTGCCGGGAAGTCGCCGGCTTTGGCGTGGGCCCGGCCGAGCCAGGCCAGGGCCCGGCCCGCGTCGAAGGGATCCTCGACCTCGACCAGGGTGGCGTGCGCCGTCGTGAGCAGGGCGACGGCGTTGGCCGCGCCCCCCAGGCCGATGTCCGCCTGGGCAAGCATGACCTCCGTCAGGGCCACGGAGCGCGCGTACGTACGACGCTTCTCGGGTTCCGTCGCCTCGGCGGCCAGGGAGCGACGCAGGGCCAGGCTGTCCCGCAGCGCAGGGACGGCGGCATCGTGGCGATCGGCGGCCACGTAGGTGGCGCCGACCTCGTGCAGCGCCTGCGCCTCGGCCCGCCGGTCGCCATCGGTCCGCGACAGTTGCAGGACCTGTTCGAACCGCTGGTGGGCCGCCTCGTACTTGTCGTCCGCCCGCAGACCGACGCCCCAGGTGTTGAGGATTTCCCGCTCGGCGATCCGATCGCCGCAGGCTCGGGCCGCGGCCAGACCGAGTTCATGGGCCTCGAACCAGGCCCCGTGATCGTGGACAAGCCGGAAGTACGCCCACATGGCGTGGACCAACTGCCAGCAGCTGTCGTGCAGTTGTGCCTCGGCGGCGGCGCGGACCGCGGGCATCAGGTTGTCGCGGTGGGCTTGCAGCCAGGCCGCTGCCGCGTCGGGGTCCGGGAAGGCAACCAGGTGATCCGGCGGGAAGCGGTAGGTGCGTGCGAGACGTCGGTGCGTGGGTGTCAGCTTGTACTCGGCCGCGGTGACGGTAGCCAGGTAGTAGTCGAGGCCCCGACGCTGGTGCCCCTCGATCTCACCGTCCGTCGCCTCGGCGGTGGCCCGCTGCCGGGCGTAGGCGCGCACCTCATCGTGGAAGCCGTATACGACGCCGCGCACCGGATCGTGGCGCACCTCTACTAAGAGGTTGTCCTCGGCGAGAGCGGCGAGTTCCTGCGTGGCCTGTCCCGGGGCGAGGTCGCAGACGGCGGCGGTCACCGCAGCGTCGATGTCGTGGGCGAAGAGGTGGGCCAGGCAGCGCAGGACACGGGCACGGGGGCGGGGCAGGCTCCAGTACGCCTGCTCGAGGGAGCTGGTCACGGCGACTCCGAGAGGGGTAAGGCGATGGGGCACGGCGAGGAGCCGCTGCTGGTTGCCGGACAGGGCGGTGGCCATCTCGGCCAGAGAGCGGCCCGGGTGAGAGGCGAGTACCGCTCCGGCCAGGGCGAGAGAGAGGGGAAGCCCGGCGGCCAGGGACGTGATGGCGTGGGCGGCCCGCCGGTCGCCGGCGACGCGCCGTGGACCGGTGACGGCCTCCAGATACGCCTGGGCGGCTGCAGGTGAGAACGGCTGAAGAAGGTGATGGCGGGCACCCTCGCGGGCCAGGTCGGTGAGCTGCATGCGGCTGGTGACGACGACCAGGTGCGCTCGCCCGCCGGGCAGCAGCGCGCGGACCTGATCGGGATGGCTGGCGTTGTCCACCAGCACCGCGACCGGCCGGTCGGCTCGATCGGCCGTCACCGAGCGCCACCACGCGGCGCGCTCCTCGACGCCGGAGGGCAGCGCCCCGCCGTACAGGGAGCGCAGCAGCCGGCCGAGGGCTTCCTCAAGACGGACCGGTCCTGCGGCGTCGTAGCCGTGCAGGTCGACGTAGAGCTGTCCGCCAGGGAAGTCCTCCTGAAGCTCCTCCAGGAGCCGCTGGGCCAGGGTGCTCTTGCCGACTCCGGGCTCTCCGTGCACCGTCACGACGCGGACGTACGGCGTCCGGCTGCGGATCCATCCGGTGAGGTCGGCCAAGTCCTCGACCCGGTCGGTGAAGGTGGCCGGGACGGGCCGGACCTGCCACGGAGTGGGCAGCGCGGGCGGCACCTGGTGGAAGTGGATGCTGCCGTGGACCGTTCCGGCCTGGACGACGCCTCCGGTGACCTGCGTGTTCCCGCTGATCTCATTCGCCGTCACGGGGTTCCTCACGGCGGGTCGGCCTCTGGTAGCCGCGGGGACGCATGTCGACCTTCGCGTTCTTGAGGATGGTGTGGATGTTGCCGTAGGAGCGGCCGGTCTCTTCGCAGATGGCGCGAATCGACATCGGATGCGGCTCGCGGCGGTAGAGGGAGACGACGTAGGCGTGGAAGGCGGTCGCCTTCTCCCCGACCAGGCGTTTGCCGCGCGGCACTTTGGGCGGGTTCGGGCTCGCGTCTCCGGCTGCCGGGGGTGCGGGGAAGGTGGTGGCGTTCGGCATGAGTGCCTCCTGGTCAGAGTTGGGTTTCGTCGAGGGCGAGGTGGAGGAAGCCGCCGGCCGCCCGGAGGCGGTGCAGCTCGTGCTCGTACACGGAGGGGCTGGGCGAGATGTCGACTTGGGAGACCGCGATCAGCCCGTGGATCTCGCCGCGGCGCAGCGCCGCGTAGCCGCGCGCCAAGGTGTGCCGGGCCGCCGGGTCGCTCTGCCAGGCGTCGTCGACCAGCGGATCGGCGACGGTGAAGCCTGCCTGGTGGGCATGGGCGAGCGCCGCGGCGAGCCGGTCGCCCGGATCGCGGCCGTCCTTGACCAGGACGTACGGAGCGACCGTGGGACGGTCGATGCCGTCGGTGAGGGTTCGCAGGATGCTCAGGCGCAGGGCGCGCAGCCCGCGCGCCTCTTCCGCCCGGTCCAGGGAGTGGCCCGTCGTGTCGGGTGCGGGACGGGGGCTGCGGGGGAGGAGCCGCTGGTGAGCAGGGGGCGCGGTAACCAGGAGAGGATTCATGCCGGATCTCCCGCCGTCGCGGGCGGACGCAGGCCGGTGAGCCACTGCGGAACCCGCACGGTCCCGTCCTCGCGGAAGGTGGCGGTCGGCTGCCCATCCCCCGGCCACGCGGGGAGCGGGAGGAGGAACTGGGCGGCGTGGGCGGCTATCAGCAGCAGCTGGTGCACGAAGAGCGGTCGGCGAAAGTTCATCGCGCAGCACCGCCCGGTACGCACGCACGCCGCGCGCTGCCCTGCTCCAGGGCGAGGGCCACGTCCACGATCCCGATGTGGCTGAAGGCCTGCGGGTAGTTGCCGACCTGCCGCCGCCGATGCGGGTCCCACTCCTCGGCCAGCAGCCCGAGATCGCTGCGCAGGTCGAGCAGACGCTCGAACAGATCCTGGGCCTCGTCGTCGCGGCCGATCATGGCGAGGGCGTCGGCAAGCCAGAACGAGCAGACCAGGAAGGCCCCTTCGTCGCCGGGTAGTCCGTCCACGCCGGTGTGGGGTCCGTCGGTCGGATACCGCACGAGGAACCCGTCGGGGGTGGAGAGCTCCCTCTGGATGGCCTCGATCGTGCCGATGACGCGCGGGTCGTCGGCGGGCAGGAACCCCACCTGGGGGATCAGCAGCAGCGCCGCATCCAGTTCCCGGCTGCCGTAGGACTGCGTGAAGGTGTTGCGTTCGCGGTCGAAGCCGTGGGCGCACACGTCCTGGTGAATCGTGGCGCGCAGGACCTTCAACTGGTCCACGGGGCCGTCGGCGTGGCCGCTCTCGATCAGCTTGATGGTGCGGTCGACCGCCACCCAGGCCATCACCTTGGAGTGCACGAAGTGCCGGTCCGGGCCGCGGACTTCCCAGATGCCCTTGTCGGGCTCGCGCCAGTGGGCATCGACCGACTGGACGAGCTTGACCAGCAGGTGGTTGCTGGTCTCGTCGCGTTCCAGGCCGAGCTGCGCAGCCAGGTACAGGGCCTCGATCACCTCGCCGTAGACGTCGAGTTGACGCTGTCCGGCGGCCTCGTTGCCGGTGCGGACCGGGCGCGAGTTCTCGTAGCCGACCAGCCAGTTCAGCATGGTCTCGGGCAGCTCGCGCTCGCCTGCGATGCCGTACATGATCTGGAGGTTCTCGGGGTCCCCGGCGACCGCGTGCAGCAGCCAGGTCCGCCACGCGCGCGCTTCGTCGCGGTACCCGGCGCGCAGCAGGCTGGACATGGTGATCGCGGCGTCCCGCAGCCACACGTAGCGGTAGTCCCAGTTCCTGACGCCGCCGAGGTCCTCGGGCAGGGATGTCGTCGGCGCCGCGACGATGCCCCCGGTCACCGGGTTCGTCAGAGCCTTCAGCGTGATCAAGGAACGGATCACGGCGTCGCGGTGCGGGCCGCTGTAGGTGCACTGGGCGACCCAGTCGCTCCAGAACTTCCCGGTGTCCTCCAGGGCCTGCTCGGTGTCGAGCCGGTCGGGCGGCGTCGGGTCGTAGGAGGGCTGCCAGGTGAGCGTGAACGCGACGCGTTCGCCCGCGGTCAGGGTGAGATCGGAGCGGGTGGTGAGCGCTGCGCCGTGGGTTTCGGCCGCGGTGTCCAGCCACACGGCGTCGGGGCCGGCGGCCGCGCGGGTGCGCTCGTCAGTGGTCTTGTAGACCCAGGGGACGACCTTGCCGTAGTTGAAGCGCAGGCACAGGGTGGAGGCGGCCGTGACGGTGCCCTCGACGGCCTCGACAATCCGCACCAGGCGCGGCGCGCCGACGCGCGGGGGCATGAAGTCGGTGACACGGAGCGTGCCGGTCGGGGTGTCCCACTCCGACTCCAGGATCAGGGAGTCGCCGCGGTAGTGGCGGCGGTCGGCGCGTGCCGGGCTCGCGTCGGGCCCGCTCGTCGGGCCGATGCGCCAGAAGCCGTTGTCGGAGGTGCCGAGGAGCCCGGCGAAGACGGCGCTGGAGTCGATCCGGGGCAGGCAGAGCCAGTCGATCGTGCCGTCCCGGCCGATCAACGCGGCCGTTTGCAAGTCGCCGACGAGTGCGTAGTCCTCGATGCGCCCAGCCATGGAAGTCCGTTCTGCGAAAGGGGTCCTCGGCCTGCCGGGGCAGGAGGGACCGTGGTGGATACGTGGTGTGGTGCGGCTCGATGCCCGCAGCGGGCGGGCTGTGATGCGGTCGTAGGTGGTGCCGTCCGGGCGGCGGGCAGGTGCACCGTCGCCCGGACGGGGCTCAGTGCGGTCCGGGGAGCTGGGCAGCGAGGATGATCACCGTGATGGCGAGGACGAAGGTGCCCATCCGGGCAAGGTTCTTGCCGGTCATGGCGCCGCCACCGGCTGAGGCAGGACGCCGGCGCCGAACGCGGACACCAGGGTGCGCAGCGCGTCGGCGGCCGACACCACCTCGAGCGTGGTGCGGGTGGGCACCGGGTCTTCAAGGCGGAGCGTGCGGCCGTGGGAGATCCACACGGTCTGCAGGCCAGCGAGCTGACCACCGGCGACGTCGGCGGTCAGCGAGTCGCCGACCATGACGCCCGCGCCGGTGTCCGGGGCCCGCAGTTCGTCCAGGGCCACGTGGAACAGGGCGGGGTCGGGCTTGCGCACCCCGTACTCGCCGGAGATCACCACCGATCCGAAGTACGGCGTAAGACGGGCGACTTCGAGCTTGAGGCGTTGCGCGTCGGGCGACCCGTTGGTGACCACGCCCAGCGCCCACCCGTCATCGGCCACCTGCTGGAGAGCGGAGCAGACCTCGGGACGGTACGGCACGAGCTCGGCCGAACGCAGCCGGTAGTCCGCGTGCAAGGAGGCGATGGACCGGCGGAGCTTGAAGGCGTCCTTGAGGTCGGCGAAGAAGGAGTGGCGGGCGCCGGCGTGCAACGTCTCCGCCCGCATCAGCCAGGACAACGGAATGCCCGTGGAGTGGGCAAACTCGCCGGCCCACGCCGCGAACGCGGCCGTGTGATCGGTGAGGGTGTCGTCCAGGTCGAACAGCGCGACCTTGCTGGTGTGCCGCATCGTCGTCATCCCCACACCGGCCCCGGAACGTCGACCGGGCACCGGCCTGTGCCGGTGCGCGCGGGCAGGCCGGCCGTGGACAGCGTGGTCTCGTCGAGTTCGGCGTTGCGCAGCTGGCGCAACAACTGGCGGGCGACGACCCTGTGGATGCGGTCGTCGTCGAGCCGCACGTCCTGGTCGAGCAGGGGCGACGCGGTGGGGGAGTACACGGTGCCGCGCACCCCGACGATCTCCGCCTCCCGCACCCGCACCGCGATGAAGCCCCGCTGCAGGACCTGGCACGCCTCCAGGGCGCGGACGGCGTCCTTGGCGCACACCGCGGGGGTGGCGGTCGTGATGTCGGTGGGGAACGTCAGGGTCGCCCGGGTGCTGTCGTCCACGTGCAGCAGCCACAGCACCCCGCGGTCATCACGGTCCGGCTCGCCCTTGCAAACCGCGCACTTCAAGGCGGCGTCCATCACTTCGCGCTGCCGGACGGGGTGGTGGTGGGCCATCGCCACCGGACCGGAGGCCACTCCGCCCCACCGCTCCCACAGGATGTTGTCGACGTCGCGGTCGTCGGGACGTTCGTCCTCGTAGCAGACGTGCCCGTGCTCGTCGAAGAGCACGGTGACATCGCACAGGAACTCGCCCTGGCGGGGGGCGATGTAGAGCGGACTGTCCGGGGCCGGGCGTCCTGCGGTGGCGGGCCGGCCGGGGGCGGTGGGAAGGCTGAGGGGGTGCACGGGAGGCTCCTGGTCAGGAAATGAGGATCCGGCTGCCGAGGGCATGCAGGGCGAGTTGAAGGAGCAGCGGAGCGGTGAACACGCGCCCGCAGGGGCGCCAGCGGATCCACCGGGCGTCGTCGTGCGCCGCGAGGGTGCCAGGCGACGGCGGAAGCCTGATCGTCGAGCCGTCGCTCAGGTAGCGGACGGGCTCGGGCCAGCCGGGATCGTCCGATAGCGAGGGGACGAAGAACGCCCAGCCGCCTGTGAGGGTGACGACGGCCCCCACCGGGTCGAGCGGGTGGCGGCCGAGGGTGTCGAGGGCGTCGCGGGCCAGGGGTTCGGGCACGACGACGGCATCGAGGCCGTGACCGGTGGGGAAGGCGCCGCCGCTGTGGAGCAGCAGGCGGTCGGCGAGGTCTACCTCGCGCGGTAAGGCGGCCGAGGCGCGGGAGTTCACCGCGGCCTCCTCAAGGTGACGTGGGGCGCCGTGGCGTCCCCGGCGTACGGCGAGGTCTCGACCGCAACCGGCACGCTGGAGTATCCGCGCACGGTGTTGTGGACGGCGCGGACCGGGTCGCCGGCCAGTTCCAGGTGGGTGCACCGGTGCGCGAGCGCCCGCAGCAGACAGCGGGCCTGCATCAGGGCCAGCGACACACCCGGGCACTGATGCGCGCCGCCGCCCAGGGCCAGATGCCGGTCGACGAACGGGCGGGCCAGGTCGTAGGCGTCGGCCCGCGTCCACTTGTGCTCATCCCGCCCGGTGGAGCCGTAGAGCAGCCACACCTGCTCACCGGCCTCGATCCGCACGCCGCCCAGGTCGGTCGTGCGGGACACGATCCGGCCGCGTCCTTGTATCGGGGCGTCCAGACGCAGCGCCTCGTGAAAGGCCGCCTCCGCCCGATTGGGGTCCTTGCGCAGCCGGGTCCACTGGATCGGGTCCAGGGCGAGCCGGGCGATCGTCTCGGCCAGCCCGAGGACGGTGGTGTCCACGCTGGCGGCCGCATAGTCGCAGACCAGCCGCACGGCCTCCGCCTCGGTGAGGCGGCCTCGGTCTGCTGCCGCGTACGCGGCGCCCGCCAGGGATCTGGGGTCGACGGCTTCGCGGCTGATCGCCCGCTCCAGGGCGGCGCGCATCGCGGCAGCCTCTGGCAGGGCCTGGCTCAGGCGGTCGTTGTCGGGGCCGAATACATCGAAGGTGCCGCCCAGCAGGGTGGTGTGCTCGGGCTCGGCAAGCCCCACCAGGTGTCCGATGGTGTCGCACACCATCTGCCTCGACAGCCCGACGGCATCGAAGGAGCCGCTCTCGGTGTGCTCCGCCACCAGGCGCCGGGCACGAGCGGAGAGCTCTTCGCGCAGTTGGGAGATCGCCCGAGGGCCCATCCGCCGGGCCAGGACCTGCCGCAGCCGGGCATGCTCCTCACCGTCGCGGGACACCACCGAGTCGGCGAGGAACCCGGTGTTGGCCTGCTCCGTGAGCGCCACCCCGCCCATCGAGGTGAAGGTGTCCGGGTCCTGGAGGACGGCCTGCACCTCGGCGTAGCCGGGCACGGCCCACACCCCGTGCTTCTCCAGGTGGACGGCTGGCCCCGTGGCGCGCAGCGCCGCGTACGTGGGGTAGGGGTCGGCCAGGACGCGCTCGTCGAACAGACTGAGGGAACTGCTGGGGGCGACTGTGTGCGGGGGCATCGGGAGTCTCCAGAGAAGGGGGACAGGACGCAGGGGGTGCGCGTCCTGCGCGGGATCAGGCCGGCACGGCCGTCACGGGGTGGGGTGCGGCGGGCTCCGGTCCGGTGAAGCGGCGGGAGTAGTCGCCCTTGGCCAGGCCCAGGGCGGTCTCGGCCAGCCGCAGCAGCTGGATGTCGGAGGTACCGGCGGGCGCGTAGATGTGGTGCGCGTCGCGCAGGTATCGCTCCATGGGGCGGTCGGTGTGCAGTCCCGCGGCCGCGTGGATCTCCATCGCGGTGCGCGCGGAGTCCAGCGCGTATTCCGTGTTGACGTACTTGGCATTCATCAACTCGGCGTCGCACGAGGGGAGGTCGGTGCGCTTCTCGGGGTCGTCGTCCTCGGGCCGGTGGCGGTCGAGGAGGCTCGCCGCGTGGTAGGCAGTGAGCCGGGCTGTCATCAGCCGCGACTGGATCTGGCCGAGCTTGGCCCGGACGGTCGGCAACTCGTGCAGGGGCTTGCCGTAGCGGATGCGCTCGTGGCAGAAGGCCGTGGTGGTCTCCAGGATCGCTTCGTGTATGCCCAAGGCCACGGCGGTCAGATTGGGTCGGCCGTACAGGATGCTGGAGGAGTAGGCGACGTCCCGGCCGTCGCCCTCGGCGCCGAGCCGGTTGGCGGCGGGAATGCGGCAGTTGTCGAAGACCAGCTCGCCGAAGGAGAAGCCGTGCAAGCCGAGGGTCTCCTGGTGCGGGGAGCATGTCAGTCCGGTCCGGTCGGACTCGACGAGGAAGGCGGTCAGCCCCCGGGAGCCCTCACCAGTACGGGCGACGACGCCGTGGAGGTGACCGATGTGGGAGTTGCCGACGTACATTTTGGCGCCGTTGAGGACGTAGTCGTCGCCGTCGCGCTCGGCGGTCATCTGCATGCCGAGTACGTGACTTCCGGAGACCTCCTCGGTCACCGCGATCGTGGGCAGGCACGTTCCGGCGGCGATTTGCGGCAGCCAGACGCGCCTCTGCTCGGCGGTCCCGAAATGCATGATCTTCGCTGTGCCGAGCTGAGACGCCTGCACCATCGCGCCCATCGCGGCGCTGATTCGGGAGAGTTCCGTGATGATGACGGTCTTGGCGAGGTGGCCGACGGCCATCCCGCCGTACTCCGAGCCGATTGTGGCGCCGATCCAACCGCGCCGGGCGATCTGCCCGGCCAGCTTGTGCTCGATGCGGTGGCTGGTCTCCATGTCGGCTACGCGGGGCGCGACGGCGGTCTCCGCAAATGTGCGTACCTCGTGACGGAGCTGCAGGTGGCTAGCGGTCAGGAACGAGTCGGACACTGGATTCCCCTCCCATGGGACACCCGGACCGGGTGTCGGCGGCGAAGCGGTGACTACGGAAGACGTATGCCGGCGCGCTCATACACGAGGCGCTGCACGCGGTCGCGGTACCGCTTGATCAGAGCGAGGGAGGCCTGGCCGGTGGACTGGTCCTTGACCTCCAGCCCGACGAAGCACACGGTGCCGAAGACGTCGCCGCCAGTGCCGTCGGGGTCATGGATGAGGGGGGCTCCGGCGTAGGTCTCGATGCCGAGGTGGTCCACGACTGGGTTCACCGAGAAGCGCGGCTTGGCGTAGACGTTGGGCAGGACAAGGGCCGTGGTGCGGCGGGCGACCTCGGGGCAGTAGCCCCAGTCCGGGGCCATCGATCGCTCCACCTGCGGCAGTCC
Protein-coding regions in this window:
- a CDS encoding transcriptional regulator — its product is MARSKPENGQERNAALDALLDELHWTIRGFARRVREHCQALGLSYSVDPSTVARWCANKSTPSAPLASVACRVLSEARRQPVSPESLGWPATEDLATESLEYADLGHAIRMLSRLWTTDALQDRSVIKKMFQPGVFGPASREALVMPADADLTGYGSYKVAPGDIQLLEEQTALYGALDAKHGGGKFRSVFAAFLSTHSTPLLAGSFSARLGRRLYGSVADAVLAMASMAYDDQLPGIAQRYDLQAMRLAQAIGDRARIARVHIHQARLAAAQGDRRDVLTHARGAVLACDGAPALVQAYAAITEARAWAFNGFPGQALEAVARARNGFDRARASSQVAWLSWFDRYELEAQAAWALAVAGLAETGEEALKEAEGMPQSRTRDQVELLITGAELARLRGDSAEQAQRVKAAVDASRHLVSRRLLARIARLTAGEPLDDF
- a CDS encoding tetratricopeptide repeat protein — translated: MTANEISGNTQVTGGVVQAGTVHGSIHFHQVPPALPTPWQVRPVPATFTDRVEDLADLTGWIRSRTPYVRVVTVHGEPGVGKSTLAQRLLEELQEDFPGGQLYVDLHGYDAAGPVRLEEALGRLLRSLYGGALPSGVEERAAWWRSVTADRADRPVAVLVDNASHPDQVRALLPGGRAHLVVVTSRMQLTDLAREGARHHLLQPFSPAAAQAYLEAVTGPRRVAGDRRAAHAITSLAAGLPLSLALAGAVLASHPGRSLAEMATALSGNQQRLLAVPHRLTPLGVAVTSSLEQAYWSLPRPRARVLRCLAHLFAHDIDAAVTAAVCDLAPGQATQELAALAEDNLLVEVRHDPVRGVVYGFHDEVRAYARQRATAEATDGEIEGHQRRGLDYYLATVTAAEYKLTPTHRRLARTYRFPPDHLVAFPDPDAAAAWLQAHRDNLMPAVRAAAEAQLHDSCWQLVHAMWAYFRLVHDHGAWFEAHELGLAAARACGDRIAEREILNTWGVGLRADDKYEAAHQRFEQVLQLSRTDGDRRAEAQALHEVGATYVAADRHDAAVPALRDSLALRRSLAAEATEPEKRRTYARSVALTEVMLAQADIGLGGAANAVALLTTAHATLVEVEDPFDAGRALAWLGRAHAKAGDFPAAQRAGQQAATVFASARSPRWAAHSLELWGQTQQDAGHLEAARGLFTQALEIYAPLSPRDAERVRRLLHELP
- a CDS encoding helix-turn-helix domain-containing protein, which codes for MPNATTFPAPPAAGDASPNPPKVPRGKRLVGEKATAFHAYVVSLYRREPHPMSIRAICEETGRSYGNIHTILKNAKVDMRPRGYQRPTRREEPRDGE
- a CDS encoding glycoside hydrolase family 15 protein, with product MAGRIEDYALVGDLQTAALIGRDGTIDWLCLPRIDSSAVFAGLLGTSDNGFWRIGPTSGPDASPARADRRHYRGDSLILESEWDTPTGTLRVTDFMPPRVGAPRLVRIVEAVEGTVTAASTLCLRFNYGKVVPWVYKTTDERTRAAAGPDAVWLDTAAETHGAALTTRSDLTLTAGERVAFTLTWQPSYDPTPPDRLDTEQALEDTGKFWSDWVAQCTYSGPHRDAVIRSLITLKALTNPVTGGIVAAPTTSLPEDLGGVRNWDYRYVWLRDAAITMSSLLRAGYRDEARAWRTWLLHAVAGDPENLQIMYGIAGERELPETMLNWLVGYENSRPVRTGNEAAGQRQLDVYGEVIEALYLAAQLGLERDETSNHLLVKLVQSVDAHWREPDKGIWEVRGPDRHFVHSKVMAWVAVDRTIKLIESGHADGPVDQLKVLRATIHQDVCAHGFDRERNTFTQSYGSRELDAALLLIPQVGFLPADDPRVIGTIEAIQRELSTPDGFLVRYPTDGPHTGVDGLPGDEGAFLVCSFWLADALAMIGRDDEAQDLFERLLDLRSDLGLLAEEWDPHRRRQVGNYPQAFSHIGIVDVALALEQGSARRACVPGGAAR
- a CDS encoding HAD-IA family hydrolase, with translation MRHTSKVALFDLDDTLTDHTAAFAAWAGEFAHSTGIPLSWLMRAETLHAGARHSFFADLKDAFKLRRSIASLHADYRLRSAELVPYRPEVCSALQQVADDGWALGVVTNGSPDAQRLKLEVARLTPYFGSVVISGEYGVRKPDPALFHVALDELRAPDTGAGVMVGDSLTADVAGGQLAGLQTVWISHGRTLRLEDPVPTRTTLEVVSAADALRTLVSAFGAGVLPQPVAAP
- a CDS encoding cytochrome P450; this translates as MPPHTVAPSSSLSLFDERVLADPYPTYAALRATGPAVHLEKHGVWAVPGYAEVQAVLQDPDTFTSMGGVALTEQANTGFLADSVVSRDGEEHARLRQVLARRMGPRAISQLREELSARARRLVAEHTESGSFDAVGLSRQMVCDTIGHLVGLAEPEHTTLLGGTFDVFGPDNDRLSQALPEAAAMRAALERAISREAVDPRSLAGAAYAAADRGRLTEAEAVRLVCDYAAASVDTTVLGLAETIARLALDPIQWTRLRKDPNRAEAAFHEALRLDAPIQGRGRIVSRTTDLGGVRIEAGEQVWLLYGSTGRDEHKWTRADAYDLARPFVDRHLALGGGAHQCPGVSLALMQARCLLRALAHRCTHLELAGDPVRAVHNTVRGYSSVPVAVETSPYAGDATAPHVTLRRPR
- a CDS encoding acyl-CoA dehydrogenase family protein; the encoded protein is MSDSFLTASHLQLRHEVRTFAETAVAPRVADMETSHRIEHKLAGQIARRGWIGATIGSEYGGMAVGHLAKTVIITELSRISAAMGAMVQASQLGTAKIMHFGTAEQRRVWLPQIAAGTCLPTIAVTEEVSGSHVLGMQMTAERDGDDYVLNGAKMYVGNSHIGHLHGVVARTGEGSRGLTAFLVESDRTGLTCSPHQETLGLHGFSFGELVFDNCRIPAANRLGAEGDGRDVAYSSSILYGRPNLTAVALGIHEAILETTTAFCHERIRYGKPLHELPTVRAKLGQIQSRLMTARLTAYHAASLLDRHRPEDDDPEKRTDLPSCDAELMNAKYVNTEYALDSARTAMEIHAAAGLHTDRPMERYLRDAHHIYAPAGTSDIQLLRLAETALGLAKGDYSRRFTGPEPAAPHPVTAVPA
- a CDS encoding GAF domain-containing protein produces the protein MIPARHTPAADARSQLLQRLGLDRVDPQLDAIATELAAAAGVPYAIVNAFDPATGRQEFVGLSSPPSNGLPQVERSMAPDWGYCPEVARRTTALVLPNVYAKPRFSVNPVVDHLGIETYAGAPLIHDPDGTGGDVFGTVCFVGLEVKDQSTGQASLALIKRYRDRVQRLVYERAGIRLP